A window of Cellulomonas sp. SLBN-39 genomic DNA:
GACGCGGGCGTCGAGACGGCGTTCATCGACGAGCTGGTGGCGCAGGGCGTGCTGCGTCCGGGCCCGCGGGGCGTCTTCGACGCGTGGGCGCGGGACGTGGTCGTGGCGGCGGCGGCGCTGGCCGAGCACGGGATCGACGCGCGGCACCTGCGGGCGTTCCGGTCGGCCGCCGACCGGCAGGTGGACCTGGTGGAGCAGGTCGTGGCGCCGTGGCGCGGGCAGCGGGCCGTCTCGGCGCGGGGTCGGGCGGGCACGCTGGCGGCCGAGGTGGGGGAGCTGTGCGTCCAGATGCACACCGCCCTGGTGCGGTCGGCCGTGGCGGACCTCGCCCCCTGAGGCGGCCGCTCGGCCGCCCGGCGCGCCGACCTGGCCCGGGTGGTCGTAGCGTGGGGCGCGTGGACGCCGAACCGGAGCTCGTGCGGGTCGAGGTCGTCGGGGTGCGCACGCACCTGTCGGACGACGAGATCGTCGTGCTCCTGCTCGACCCGGACTCGTCGCTGGTGGTGCCGATCCTCATCGGCCCGACGGAGGCGTCCGCGATCGCCGCGGCGCAGGCGGGGATCGTGCCGCCGCGACCGATGACGCACGACCTGCTGCGCGACGCGCTCGTCGCGGCGGGGGAGCCGGTGCACCGGGTGGAGATCACGAGCCTGGAAGAGGGTGTGTTCCACGCGGCGCTGGTGCTCGCGGGCGGGCAGGTCGTGGACTCGCGGGCGTCGGACGCGATCGCGGTGGCGCTGAGGTTCGGGTGCCCGGTGCTGTGCTCGGCGGAGGTCGTGGCGGTGGCGGGCGTGGAGGTGCGGCCGGCGGCGACGGAGGACGACGTCGCCCAGTTCCGGGAGTTCCTCGACCACGTGACGCCGGAGGACTTCGAGACGGGGAACGAGCCGGGCACGGGCCCGGGGACGGAGCCGCGGGGGCCGAACGGGTGAGGTGGGGGAGGACGAACCACGCAGAACCCTCGACCTCAAGTTGAAGGTGAGACTTGCCGTGGCGACACGCCGGGTGCTCCTCGTTGCGCGTGTCGCACGGCGGGCCTAGCG
This region includes:
- a CDS encoding bifunctional nuclease family protein, whose protein sequence is MDAEPELVRVEVVGVRTHLSDDEIVVLLLDPDSSLVVPILIGPTEASAIAAAQAGIVPPRPMTHDLLRDALVAAGEPVHRVEITSLEEGVFHAALVLAGGQVVDSRASDAIAVALRFGCPVLCSAEVVAVAGVEVRPAATEDDVAQFREFLDHVTPEDFETGNEPGTGPGTEPRGPNG